AACACCAGCTGCAACTTTGTTTCATTCATAACAAAATGTTGACGAGTTTTGGTGTTGTTCTTTCATAAGCAACCCccaaattacatacattaaaaagcaaacaaattatAACTTAAATCTCTATACGCTCTAATTCACCTAATAATTTATTCACATTTCAAGAATCCACATTACAATTTGTAGTCAAATCCAGTCAACATCACTTCAAAACAAAACTTCATAATCATCGAATCAATTCTAAGGCAGACGAAAGAAGATGGATGTTTGAGTTTGGGAAGAGACTGACGGTAGAAAGCAAGAGAAAACTATCCATCGAGTTTGGGAAGAGACTGAAGGTAGAAAGCAAGAGAAAACTGGAGAGACAAGTGAGGTGGAatttcactttcttttttttttataaaattttataaaatcaaaacgatGTCGTTTTAATTGTCAAATACACTTCAATTTGCTGCATAagttttgatttattatttAGTGAAAGAATCAGAAAGTACAAAATTCTtgtatttatattcaaaaaaataaagtttgtcGAAAACCAGaaaacattaaaatttgtgtatttacatacaaatattcTTATTAATTTTAACTCTAATAGATTCCGGGCGTCATTCACGTCCCTGATTTTATATGCACCATGGTAAGAAATTTTCCCACCACAAATCACAAAAATGGGGACCAATTTGTATGTAATATTTTTTCCCAAATAGGTCccctcttttttttattctaaatatataGGTCCCCTATTGGAAAGTTACTTGCAAGAATATTAATACAAGCATTGACAATTAAGCTCGGATTTCCTTTCGAATCAAAGAATCCAATGAAAATTATGTTGCCAACCCTGATCCACACAATcctatagtattatttttcgaAATAACCAAGATTTAAAAATGGTCATGAAATATATGGAGTaaaaattcttaatatcttgtcacacatcgacttggtaatgatcctagctcacctataagagtatggataaccctcccccttataagagtgtccacaatgggggagccgcggccgagccgcgcggccccccattgcaaaGGCCGAGAGCCGGGGCGGAGAGGCGAGAAGCGTGGCTGAGCcacggccgcggccttcacgcggctgagccgtgtgagccgcggccctcccaTTGCAAGCGCCACGAATCGCGGCTGGGCCgcgggaattttttttttttatttcaaaatttttttataaatatacactctCGTTTacattttttcacttcattctacacttcaaatcccttcattttacactctcaaacactacaaaaatgcaaggtggagatggtaaTTCCCCGGGGTATGGAGACTCGGAATACGGCAACTTcccctattaaaatattttcgttGTAGAATTTTCCCCTATTAATAGTACGACGAAAATTTGtctctacttctctctttattaaattatttttattatccaaattattaatctactaaaatttaataacattaaattaaattaaaaaataacattaaaaaaaagcaaaaaaaaaattaacattttagagggccacatttggtggccctttGAATTTGCATTGACTTTTTTACATTTGCCATTACAAAGGCCACATGGGAGCCACAAttggtggccgggccacaaaTGGTGGCCTTTGAAGGCCACCATTGTAGACACtctaaggccttttaaggggtgagtggcatATTTGTAATAGATAGTACTACTACTGCTTTAAGTATATCATTCCGAATTCATTTTCATAACGTTATTTATTGTATTTGAAAATCCTTGCAAATTTTAACTATTTTCACGATTGATTgtgatgaatttgtgaattttttggccaatttaaattaatgtattttctCTATTAAGATGAGTTTATTCCGATAAATAAATCTATCAATTAGAAGTCCTACTCCTAGTGGGTGTACACGTGGGACAAAACCACACATGCAGAATATGACTTATCGTATCGACAAAGAATTAATTGCTCCCTCTCTTGAGTTTATCTCAAGAAACGCACGTGATTATTGTTCCCTCCCAATCTGTTTTTTATATCAACTGTCAAGTTCCAAGGTAGCAATCCCCTACTAACTACATGTACCTTGTGCTTCAAGACTTGTACATGTATATGTTTGTGTGCAGTCATTTTAGACATAATTGTCTTATTTAGGCCTCaaacataaacaaaacataacaACACTAGGAGCATATGTTTCTTGAttagttattttcttttctttcaattGGCTGCTATATATTTTATTTCGTTCCCATCAAACTTGTCCACCAATTGGTATTATGGGATCGTTgctataaaaatatttcaattttagttATGGACCAtccctaaaaataaaacattcattttgtcatttcaatACACCTCAAAAATCAGTCTACTTTcgttttttgaaaaaaaaaaattaccacacattatagtaataattatgCGAGTCTCATTATCTATTAACATTATTTGAACTATTTTTCTCTTTCATGTCTTACTAATTTTGCAATAAAACCAGTATCGTCACTAAAGTCTCTATCCTTTTATAGACATGGGGTATACAATAATTGTTGTTTATACATTTACCGTTCCTTGCAAAaaattcttccattccataaaaattgcattaaaaagtgattaaaatattatttataaaaaatgatcATAATCTTGATGTAACAAACTAAATTGACAAAAATAGTCTGTCTTTATGGAACATGGGAAATAACATCTACTTATCACCAATATGCAAtgtaacgtatgtagattataTCTTTCATACTAAatcatatataaaaatcaatgaTAAAATTAACACTTTCAATAGTCAATAATCAATATAGTTAGGAACATGATATATTTGGGAAAGGCGAAAGCAACAAAGGGAGTGATTGGATAAATTAACACTTTTATGATTATTTAGTGAATCTTTTATTTGTATTAAGGTTGAAAGAAGAAGACAGTGAACCTAAAAATGAGTGCCTAGACAAAGAAATGTAACTTAGGAAACACATCGTATTTGTCGAAAGTAAAATGTCGAGGGGAGTAAGTAATCAAAATGCATGCACTTTTAACTTTTGTCGTTTTTTGTCACACACAATGCACCCGCCACACTTTTTTGTTTCTCGCAACTGTCAAAACACCTTTAGCGGAAACGCTCATCttcttaattaattactactactaattaattaattaattaagtctcaaATATCATGACATATTGGCTAATATGGTAACATTAtgaaattaactaattaatcctttctttttatttgttttctcgattttaaattgatttttcCGTGCATAGAATACCATGAGCAAGTATAATCAAATgcgaaaaagaaaagaaatatagaAGAATTAGAATAGTGATGAGATAAAGCTAGACAAATAAAATGTAGAGAGAAAGCAAAATTGGCATTGGCGATTGATGTGTATGAAGGCTCAATTAAAAAAGAGGCTTTAACATGCAACCGAACCCAAAAATCATGCTCCACTTTTAGAAAAAGCAAAAAATCAATTCTTTCATAACaagaaattatttttgaaataatgaATGAGAATTATGAGAGCGAACAATTCCACAACgtatatagtttttttttaatactacgtataaatttatttctctTGAAAGATAATATTCCAAAGAATACTTTTAAATTCGGACGGAATGAAGGATGCAATTATTTATACTCGGTATGAATGAATTTATGCCAGTCCCCATCCCCGGGTATCATTTTTCTttgaaaaaagtagaaaaaagaaaaaactaagTCATTACACCAAGTAATATTTTCTAGTTTTTTAATAGTgttatttgattatattatgGTCGATAGTGAAACATAATACTATTTCTCTAGTATTTGTAagatatgttttttttaaaaaaataaaatgtcctctccaacattaatataaaagtatattttctctttcactTAAAATCTCATGATCTCACATATACCTCATAATACGACTTTAACAATAACCAAGTTAATTTGATTAGTTGAATAGGTTCGCTTCACTTAGCCAATATATTTAAACATTGATGAAAATGGCCCGACTATGAAGAGGAAGTCGTTATTAATAGTAACAAAACGTTGTTGGTGTTGGGATCAATTGAGAAGTGAGGGACACGCATTTAATAAGTGCTCAAAAATTACTCTCTCCGCCACCGATTAATTGTCGCTCTTTTTCATTTTGATCTGTCtctcaataattgtcacacttcattttttccataaatggtaagtaggtctcacattctactaactcacttcactaacattttattataaaaccaatataaaaagtgagtctcacattccactaactttcctttatatttcttaaaattcgtgttcggtcaaagagtgacaattattcgGGGACGACGGAGGGAATACATGTTAACACAAAAATAAAGcataaagaaaaggaaagaggagagagaaggagtGATTCGGCAATTGGGTCGGCCAAAAGTCTGGCATTGATGCTGACAATATGTTGCCCACATCcccacttcatcttcttcatcaccaattcaccatatatatatatatatatatatatatacacagcCACCCACTCACTCACTCACATAACCTAATTATCATCTCATACAtttgatttcaatttcaattcacAATGGAGCTCCAATTGGAACTCTCCCTTTCAACCCGGCCCGGCCCAAATGTGAGTTTGGCCTGCAACAGGTATGTCTATTTTCATTACACTTTGATTtctcaaatttttttaataggAGTATGATTAATAATTTTGTTGTTTGGGGTGAATAGCAAGGACGGATACGTGGTTGGTTGGCCGCCGGTGAGGTGGTGGAGGAAGCAGCTGTGGCACCGCAACCGGCGCGGCGGCGGGAGGGCGGCGAATTCGTTGTACGTCAAAGTGAAAATGGAAGGAGTTGGGATTACAAGGAAGATTGATTTGAGGCTCCATCGCTCCCATCGCTCGCTTGCTAACTCTCTCATTGCCTTGTTTCAAAAAGGTTGGAGTAACATTCTAATTTCAATTTTGTGCAACTTTATCTTCatttaactactactactagtagttgtagtagtagtagtagtaatcaAAATTGGTATGTGGTGCAGGTGAAGAAAATGTGGGATACAAAGTCATGTATCAGAACAAGGAAGGTGAATGGCTACAAGCAGAAGATGTGACATGGGAGTAAGTTGATTTTTGAGAGCTATAATCAGTATTTTTCTCAATGGggcattaattaaaattaacagcttttgattttatttttgttggttGCAGATGCTTCATCAAGTCAGTTCGACGCTTGAAGTTGGAGAAGAATGGCATTTTATCGTAGTTGTGATAGTTGTTCTATTTCAGTCATCAGCTTGCAGTATATGTTAATAAAAGTAACGATGAATATAAATGATGAGTTAGTTAATTACCCTACCAAATTGTTCCTTAATTTCTAATGAAATTTTGCTGATAGTACTACAatgcttttttttttggtaatgctAGAATGCTTGTTTTAAATTACTTCAATTGCATAAATAGGATATCAATTCTTTAGGAGAGTCCAAATTTGAGGTGGTGTGAATTTGCTGTAGAGAATAAATCAGAGTGGTGAACGTACAGTACTATAATATACTTACATAAAcatttaagaaattaatgtaatttacAAATAAATCAATGTTTAATCAAAACCCaacaaatattttttgtgtCCAACCAGTTGTCGATTTTGATAGTGCGATTCAAATTTAAATGACCACTGTATATTTCAAGTTCAAATTTTACATTTGATTTTTTATGCTGATAATTTTGAACAATAATTTGTAAATAAACCGGTTTGATACGGCTGATTTACCATGTGTGTTTGATGTGTATTTACTTTGGTATCTCAAACTTTCAGTTccaaatttatttttgatatcacataaatatttggatttaaaatgaaattataattttaaattctcGCTATTCAATAATGTaagtaaatatttataaaataattataaaattaaatacctCTAAAACGCACACTCACATGTCCTGCAACACAACAAACTCACACAAACAACCATAACACAATCTTAAAAATATACGAAAACAGTACCATAAATTTGCATAATATAGAAatacaattataaaattatttatttataaaacagTGATGAGTTTGATTACTTGTTCACTAAATAAAGATCTTGAAATTAGAATGCAATTATATATTAACTATTTAATTATGCAAAGAAAAAATATAGGATTGAACTAAAATAGTATTTCTTCAAACTCAGttgtataaaattataattacatACAATATCAATTTTACTATAGCAAACACATCTGTGCAGCAATTACCGGACCGCTTTCAGTTTCTTCATCAAGTTCTGTGATATATTACTCAAATATTGGAAGCTATAGGAAATACTCTTTCGGTCATAAATTCAATATTTCATTTTGCTTTAAGAatacataaagaaaaaaaatcataaaataagtgaaatatgaattatactttcatattattaattttaattatttgatgcATATGAAATGAGTTGAGTGAAATATGAAATTcagttattaaaaataataaaaataaaatatacggagtaatattaataaatattctaaaatgaccaatgtaaaatatttaatgaggGGCGAAGGGTTAATGATAATTTGGCAGTTTTGATAATTTGGGCTTTTCTGTAAGGCCGACAACTGCAGCCAGCTTCTCGGCCCACCGACCGcaatttactatttttggcAGGTATTTTGATTATGTCTGCAAATATATGActttattactttattaattaaatactagtactagtactactactactgaACCGATGTAaacttttttattatatttgtcTCAAATAATGTTAATGGTAAATCATTGGTATTTCAAAATCGTTAAGAGTGTCCAAAAAGTtgaatggaaaaaaaatgaagagcTCGATTCTACAAAGTCAAGAAACTTAATACTTGCTCTGCCCTTAAAGAATAGGCACTTTGAatttttcatgaattttaatgcgaaattgataaagtaagagagagatagagagaaaaagtaaataaagtattgttaataaaaaatgagtctccccttattaaaaagaaaaaaattctaaaattataaaatgcgTATTCTTATTGGATggactaaaaaaataaagaatgcatattttcaTATGACAAAGGGAGTAATTAACACACTCATATTGAAAACtccacagaaaaaaaaaatttatgggATAGTGATAAATATATAATCAACCTTTTCTTAACAatattttactctataaatagatttatttaattgatttaaaataaattacatattaaTCATTTTGTAATAatttagaaaaattaaaattttaacataaatatttgcatatttaaaaaatattttgtttacTAAGTACAGTATTATTAATTCGACTCAAACTCGAAATCATATTACAATTTTAACATAATGTTtctatatcatttttttattgccACAAAATAGTAACAAAGAACAAAACTAATTTTCAATTAAAGTCAATTAGATCTAAAAGTTAAAGATATTATGGACACATATAATCTAATAATctatgtacatttatctttaTTCAAAAATTTATATAGAAACAAATCATTGACATAGTTGGTGCACGTCGTTAGGATGTTTGtccgaaaaaattaaaatcaaatcgGGACAACCGGTCTTGCCAATTTAATGTCGTAGTTGCACACCTTCAAATGAATAATAACCATAACAATATTTAGGTCCAAAAGGACAATTTTTGTcccttgtttttatttatttatttatttaataaactcAGGCATCGTCATTTTGAAGGaagtaatattattttatttttttgctatTTCACAACAAAATTCGTTAGTCCAAGTTTGATACACCATTTTAATACTaaaattaaatctcaattttctCGTGACATGGTAATTAAAATATAGTTAAAatgacattttaaaaaaaacacttaaTTAGTAATCGAACACTTCATCGATATAAgaagatttgaaatttaaaatactcatatttcataacTTGAAGGGAATATTGAAAATTAAGGGCCGAGCGGAAGAAGAGCCAGGCTACTAAATTATTAgtattgttatttatttattactcctgCATTTGGAATCATTGCTttcaaatatagtagtagtactacaatatatataaattaaaaaatttaataaaataattaataggtaAATTATCTTCTGATCTTTAAGAAATTTTATCGATAAAACATTTTGTACATCAGTATAAATATACTATATTAATTCACTAAACTATGTTTATATACTCCATTCTTCCTAAGATAGTTGGGGCATTTCGTTAGAACAcgaaatttgaaaaattaatatgttaaatgttaaatattaaagtgaagagagcaaagaaagagaggaaataaagtaagatagaggaagagagagagtaaagtggagtaaaagataaagtttttcatagaaaaagaaatactcctacgactcaactaccttggatGGATGGGgtattaaaatatattacttTCGTCTCGAGTAAGATGACTCATTTCTTGGTTAACGCTGGATTTTAAGAATTAGTTGGTTAATGAGTTTAATTGGATAGTGAAAAAAGGTGGGTGAAAgtattaaaagaaaagaaaaggagagttgaatattttaatttgaaaaagaaaaaattgttaatgtataattagctattttattatttttaaagtttGAAATATGTTATCTTAATTGGAATAGAGACTATAAAGAAAAATGCAGTATATCATCTTAGAAGAAATAGCAGAAATAGAAAGAATATATAAATTCACTTGATGATGAATTAAGACATTTACCTTCTAACCAATAACCAATATTGTATCcgtctcttaaaaataaa
This portion of the Salvia splendens isolate huo1 chromosome 10, SspV2, whole genome shotgun sequence genome encodes:
- the LOC121751079 gene encoding auxin-responsive protein IAA20-like, producing the protein MELQLELSLSTRPGPNVSLACNSKDGYVVGWPPVRWWRKQLWHRNRRGGGRAANSLYVKVKMEGVGITRKIDLRLHRSHRSLANSLIALFQKGEENVGYKVMYQNKEGEWLQAEDVTWECFIKSVRRLKLEKNGILS